tatctattttttttcaaaaattatagtATTTTCTTGGTATTTATACAGGTGGCGCCATTCTACATAACTCTaccaaaaaattgattttttatcctggttgctgacgtggcatgttggtAGCGCCAAACTCTTTGGCTCCAACAACTTTCACAGTAGATTTTAGGTTATTTacgtgtttaattaaaaaaataagtcatttatgtaattaattaaattttttaagctagttttataaaaaaaaacccataGATCTCTAAACTTGGTCAAAAGCCAACAAAGAAATTGCTACATGTCAGTCATTCACTGAGTAGTTAATGTACCATGTCAGCAATTCTCTAAAAGAGAAtagaaattttaacaacaatAATTAATTCGCACAATGATCTTATTTATAGtcactaaattgagaaaattaaagtggtcttaataacataaattttattttagagtGATTATGGAGggtttgttaaaaaaataaaggaaagaaagaaaagaaaaaaaagaaagaattttggaaacaaaaataaattggaCTTATTGCTTAGAGGTCCTCGAGCCATTGGTAAAAGTTCAGTAATGTGCCACGTGgctattttattgatcaatgtgTCACAACAGTAAAATTTGGGTTCTATATTGATAAACAAAATTAAAGTACAGATTGACAATTTGGTTAAAGTAGAGGGGTAAATTTTGCCATTATCCCATTCCGTTTCTTTCTCTTTCAGAACAAATATGGGATCAAAGTGGGCACTAAAGGGCAATGGATCTTTGTCACACAGCTTGCTGCACGCTATGAAAAACTGATACACAGTCATGGAAGTGCCGAGAATTAGTTCAAGCTCATCTGATCCACATTCTTCATTAATCCTCTCTCCTTTCCTTCCCATGGCTTTACCACCCCTCTTCCATTGCTTCCAAATGCAAACTCATCTGAATCAACTTCGCACATCGGAATATCAGCCCTACCATCTCATCCCGCAGCTATTGCTCTGGAGTCCACATCCCATCGGCGAAAACTTCCTCTTTAAAACCCATGGGATTTGCGGTGACAGGACTGAATGTGGGGGAAATTGGTCAGGTGTGAAAGATTTGGAGCCCCGCAAACCCCTTCGGGTCAGTAACAATCTGACGACACTCATTCAACAATCTGTATATGTTTTGAAAATGACTTTGCTTTTTTCTCTTCCCCAATCtcacaaaatgaaaaaaagtCACAGAGAAAATCAGTGAATGTACCGCATTTTGTCATAGTTTCAACTATAGCCGTATGTATGCCAATCttaaatttcttcaaatttttttgaGGAAGACATTGTGTTTGTTTGGCTGTAAATTCAGATTCTGAAGCAAAAAAGATTAAATTCATAGACATTTTAATCAACATGAAGATGTCACTTCACTTCAGTATTTGTACGAATGATCATCTTGATGCCATTGAAGAGATTTTCTacagtttttcttctttctttgagAACTTCTCTGGATTCTTAGATGTGATGAAATTTGGTATACCCTTAAATgactttaaaattatatttaaaagaattaatttatttctttcattttgcaTTGATCTTTCTTCCTTACTTTTCTACTTCCTTACTATTGGTTGGCGGTTTGAAAATTTGAGAGAAGAGGAGCAGGAAAATTCTTTCTTTTCAATTAAAGTTCCCTTGAAAATTTTGGACCCAAATAAATCAATTGAtgatatatcataaaattatagatTTTCTAAATCAGTAAGTTTTAAATTGATGGCTATAGTTGATGGAGGGCCAAACAGGAACTGCCCTGAAATTTCCAATCATTAAATGCTTCATAAATAATTCCATGCAGATGCAGATAAGACACCGGGGGCTGCAATAATTTCATGGACTGTGAGTGTGACCACCACTTTTCCACTTTTCTTATCTTTTCCCATCAGTGCTTAGCCTCCAACAAGCACTTAGGGTTCATCTCATTGCCTCGTACTGAATTATTATATGCTTAAAACATATTGTCCAAGTTCTTGAACTTCCACTGATTATACAGAATTTAGTTTCCCCTGAATTTCCATTTTGCTTATTCATTTCTCTCTTCAGCTTCTTTTCATAATTCCACCATGTCTGTCATTGGAGAGGCTGCTCTTTCTGGGTTTTTGGAGCTGTTGTGGGGCAGGTTGCTTGATTCTGCACTCAACTTTGTTGCTGATCACAAGCAAGTCCAACAGCAGCTCAAGCAATGGCAATCCATATTACCTGATATCCAAGCAGTGTTGAACGATGCAGAGGAGAAGCAGATCGGGAACAAGGGTGTAAGGAATTGGTTGGAAGATCTCCAAGACTTGGCTTATGATATGGATGACATCTTGGACGAGTTCGCTTATGAAGAGTTACGTCTTGCGCTCCTTAAAACTCAAGCTCAAGCCAGCATTAGTAAGGTACGGAAACTCATTCCTACCTGCTGTACTAGTAGTAATTTCTCTCCAACTTCCTTTTTGTTTAACAATTCCATGATTCCCAAGATGAAAGAGATAACTGCTAGACTGGATAGTTTGACTACACGAAGAAATAGTTTAGGGTTGAGTGAGATCTTGTCTCAAGGTGCTACCTCAAAGGGAAAGAAACCTAGGTTGCAACCAACTTCTGTAGTGGATGAAGCTGTGGAGTATGTTGGTAGGGACGATGAGAAGCGAAAAATGCTTGATTTGCTCAAAAGTAATAACTCCAATGGAGTTTTTGTCCTTTCCATTGTTGGCATGGGAGGGATGGGCAAAACAACTCTTGCTCAGCTTGTTTATAATGATGCCAGCACAAAGGAGTCTTTTGATCACAGGGCCTGGGTATGTGTTTCTGATGAATTTGATGCGGTTAATATAACTAAGACAATTTTACAGTCTATCACTTCTGAACCATGTGCTTACAATGACCTGAATTTACTTCAAGTCAAGTTGAAGGAGAAGTTGTCAGGAAAAAAATGCTTGCTTGTTTTAGATGACATTTGGAACGAGAGTTACGAAGATTGGACCACCTTACGATCTCCGTTTGGAGCAGGGACCAAGATTATTGTAACAACTCGCATTCAAAATGTTTCATCTAATGTGGATCCAGTGAAAGCTTTTCACTTGGATAAATTATCACATGATGACTGTTTGTCCATATTTACTCAGCATGCATTAAAAGCACGAAATTTCAATGGGCATCTTCAATTTAAAGAAGTTGGAGAGAACATAGTGAGAAGGTGCAACGGCTTACCTTTGGCGGCAAAAGCCATTGGAAGCCTACTACGCACTGTTAAAGATCTTGGTGAATGGGAAAAAATATATGAGAGCGAGATATGGGACTTACCAGAAGATCAATGTGGCATACTTCCTGCATTGCGGTTAAGCTACCATCATCTTCCTCCGCAATTGAAACGGTGCTTTGCATATTGCTCCATATTTCCAAAAGATTATGAATTTCAGAAAGAAGAAATAATCTTGTTATGGAGAGCTGAAGGTTTCTTGCAACTAAAATTAAAAGGTCAAATTAAAGATCCTGGAAACCAATATTTCCAAGATCTAGCGTCAAGGTCATTTTTTCAGATATCTAGTAAAGATAAATCCCGGTTCATAATGCATCACCTTATAAATGACTTAGCACAATCTGTTGCAGGGGAAATATGCTGCAAATTGGAGGATGATAAGCAACAAATGTTCTCAAATCGCACTCGACATTCTTCTTTTATTGTCAGCAGGTATGAGACAGCGAAGAAGTTTGAAGCATTTGATAAAGCAGATTCTTTACGTACTCTTATAGCCTTAATGTCTCCAAGTTTTCCAGGATTCTTTTTAACTAATTTTGTCCTGGTTGATTTGTTACCAAGACTTGGCTACCTAAGGTTGCTTTCTTTGAGTGGGTATAAGATCATTGAATTGCCtgatgtttttgaaattttaaaacatcTCCGCTACTTAAATTTTTCTTACACTGAGATCAAATGGTTACCTGATTCTTTGTGTACTCTTTACTATTTGGAAACTTTAATATTAAGAGGATGTGGCTGCCTCCAACAGTTGCCCTCGAAGATGGAAAATCTTATTAACTTGCATTATCTTGATATAAGAGGTGCAAAATCAATTGAAAGGATGCCTTTTGGAATTGGTAAGCTAACTAATCTTCAAAGGTTATCTAATTTTGTTATAGGGAAAGGTGATGGACACTACATTGGAGAATTGAAAAATTTGCCAAACCTCAAAGGTGATTTTTGCATTTCTGGGTTGGAGAATGTTAATGGTCAACATGCGGGGGAAGTTAAGTTAAATGAGAAACTGGGAATTGATAGATTGGTACTACAATGGAGTAGCAACTTTGAGAAAGATGCAAGGAATAAAGAAGCTGAAGAACGAGTGTTAGATTCTCTTCGTCATCAGAAAAAGCTTGAACAACTCAACATTGACAATTATGGTGGTGCAAAATTCTCTTCTTGGATAGCAGATTCTTCCTTTAAGAATATGTTGTCATTGGAGCTTTGCAACTGTACAAGTTGCAAATCACTACCATCAATTGGATTGTTGCCGTTATTAAAAGATTTGTCTATTATTGGCTTCGATGAGGTACAAAAGGTTGGTGCTGAGTTCTTTGGAGAAAATCAACTGAAACCATTTGTATCATTAGAGAATCTGCATTTTCAAAGACTGCCAAACTGGAAAGAGTGGGACCCGTGTGAAGGTGAAGAGCAAGTTTCGAAATTTCCCAACCTTCGTGAGCTTTCAATAAGAGAATGTCCTCAATTGTTGGAAAAGTTACCAACTCGTCTTCCATCCTTGCTAAAACTTCAAATCTATGAGTGCCCAAGGTTGACAGTTTCAATTTCAAGTTTCCCATCACTGTGCGAGTTAAGCGTCAGAGGGTGTGAAGAATTGTTGGATGAATGCTCTTTTTCTGCAAAGGAGGTTATCTCTTTGAAAACTGTGTCTCTTTCagacatttcaaagttcaacATTTCAACAAAGATGAAAATGTTGAGGTTTGCAAGCTCAGAACATTTTCACATCCCTGGTTGGAAGGAGTTGGAATCTTTATCACAAAATGGGTTAGGGTTGGTTGGGCATCATTTCATTACAATTAAGGATTGTCCGCAGTTGGTCTCTTTGGAAACAGATGAGGAAGGATTGAAACTTGACAAAATTCCGAGTGTTGAGTCTCTGACAATATGGAATTGTAAAAGGCTCAATAGACTACCAAAATTCTTAGATGCACTCTCATTCCTTACAGTAGTAAGTATATATGGGTGTTCAGGCTTGATTTCTTTTGCGGAGAACAATTTTCCCCCTGCTTTAAATAAGTTGGAGATTTGGGAGTGCGAGAATTTGCAAAATTtagtttatgaaaaagaaaataacaagaGTATGAGTAGTAACATTTGTCTTCTTGAGCACTTGGACATCAGGTACTGCGAGTCTCTAATATGTTTGTCATCAAGGGGTGATGTATGCAATCGACTTCGACATCTCCAAGTTTACAATTGCTCAAGCCTGAGTAGCTTATTTTTAAACACTAAGTTACCCACCATGCTTAAACAGCTAGAAATTTGGAATTGTCCAATGTTGGAATGCATAGCCCAAGACTTCCATGAGACCAGTGATCTCGAATGTATTAAAATTTCGGGTGCTCAAAATATTAAATCTTTACCAAGAGGATTAGACAAGCTGAACCATCTCCAGGAGATTCAAATAGTGAATTGTTCAAATATGGTAGTTTCTTTCAAGGAAAGTGAGTTGCCTACCACAAATCTCAGAGTTTTCTCAATTGAAGGTTGTGAAAATTTTGGAGCCCTTCCCATGTGCATCAACAACTTCATCTCTCTTCGAGAATTAATGGTGTGGAACTGTTCGGCTGACATATCCTTCCCAGATGAAGGTTTCCCTACCGGCCTCACGTCACTTGCAATCTCAAATGCACCCAAAATTTATAGCTCACTTGTTGAATGGGGGTTAACTCGACTCACCTCTCTTCAGCAACTCACCATCGGCGGTGAAGGATGCTCGAAT
The genomic region above belongs to Gossypium hirsutum isolate 1008001.06 chromosome D05, Gossypium_hirsutum_v2.1, whole genome shotgun sequence and contains:
- the LOC107948785 gene encoding putative disease resistance RPP13-like protein 1 isoform X4 codes for the protein MWGKLVRCERFGAPQTPSASFHNSTMSVIGEAALSGFLELLWGRLLDSALNFVADHKQVQQQLKQWQSILPDIQAVLNDAEEKQIGNKGVRNWLEDLQDLAYDMDDILDEFAYEELRLALLKTQAQASISKVRKLIPTCCTSSNFSPTSFLFNNSMIPKMKEITARLDSLTTRRNSLGLSEILSQGATSKGKKPRLQPTSVVDEAVEYVGRDDEKRKMLDLLKSNNSNGVFVLSIVGMGGMGKTTLAQLVYNDASTKESFDHRAWVCVSDEFDAVNITKTILQSITSEPCAYNDLNLLQVKLKEKLSGKKCLLVLDDIWNESYEDWTTLRSPFGAGTKIIVTTRIQNVSSNVDPVKAFHLDKLSHDDCLSIFTQHALKARNFNGHLQFKEVGENIVRRCNGLPLAAKAIGSLLRTVKDLGEWEKIYESEIWDLPEDQCGILPALRLSYHHLPPQLKRCFAYCSIFPKDYEFQKEEIILLWRAEGFLQLKLKGQIKDPGNQYFQDLASRSFFQISSKDKSRFIMHHLINDLAQSVAGEICCKLEDDKQQMFSNRTRHSSFIVSRLSNFVIGKGDGHYIGELKNLPNLKGDFCISGLENVNGQHAGEVKLNEKLGIDRLVLQWSSNFEKDARNKEAEERVLDSLRHQKKLEQLNIDNYGGAKFSSWIADSSFKNMLSLELCNCTSCKSLPSIGLLPLLKDLSIIGFDEVQKVGAEFFGENQLKPFVSLENLHFQRLPNWKEWDPCEGEEQVSKFPNLRELSIRECPQLLEKLPTRLPSLLKLQIYECPRLTVSISSFPSLCELSVRGCEELLDECSFSAKEVISLKTVSLSDISKFNISTKMKMLRFASSEHFHIPGWKELESLSQNGLGLVGHHFITIKDCPQLVSLETDEEGLKLDKIPSVESLTIWNCKRLNRLPKFLDALSFLTVVSIYGCSGLISFAENNFPPALNKLEIWECENLQNLVYEKENNKSMSSNICLLEHLDIRYCESLICLSSRGDVCNRLRHLQVYNCSSLSSLFLNTKLPTMLKQLEIWNCPMLECIAQDFHETSDLECIKISGAQNIKSLPRGLDKLNHLQEIQIVNCSNMVVSFKESELPTTNLRVFSIEGCENFGALPMCINNFISLRELMVWNCSADISFPDEGFPTGLTSLAISNAPKIYSSLVEWGLTRLTSLQQLTIGGEGCSNVVSFPEEGIGMMLPPSLTFICIENFENLEFMYSKGFQHINSLQILSIHNFPKLTSLPEKGMLLSLERLHIYECLLLEKVSTRDKGREWSKIAHIPYVNFKIKKSRLDYQLER
- the LOC107948785 gene encoding putative disease resistance RPP13-like protein 1 isoform X5, which translates into the protein MWGKLVRCERFGAPQTPSASFHNSTMSVIGEAALSGFLELLWGRLLDSALNFVADHKQVQQQLKQWQSILPDIQAVLNDAEEKQIGNKGVRNWLEDLQDLAYDMDDILDEFAYEELRLALLKTQAQASISKVRKLIPTCCTSSNFSPTSFLFNNSMIPKMKEITARLDSLTTRRNSLGLSEILSQGATSKGKKPRLQPTSVVDEAVEYVGRDDEKRKMLDLLKSNNSNGVFVLSIVGMGGMGKTTLAQLVYNDASTKESFDHRAWVCVSDEFDAVNITKTILQSITSEPCAYNDLNLLQVKLKEKLSGKKCLLVLDDIWNESYEDWTTLRSPFGAGTKIIVTTRIQNVSSNVDPVKAFHLDKLSHDDCLSIFTQHALKARNFNGHLQFKEVGENIVRRCNGLPLAAKAIGSLLRTVKDLGEWEKIYESEIWDLPEDQCGILPALRLSYHHLPPQLKRCFAYCSIFPKDYEFQKEEIILLWRAEGFLQLKLKGEICCKLEDDKQQMFSNRTRHSSFIVSRLSNFVIGKGDGHYIGELKNLPNLKGDFCISGLENVNGQHAGEVKLNEKLGIDRLVLQWSSNFEKDARNKEAEERVLDSLRHQKKLEQLNIDNYGGAKFSSWIADSSFKNMLSLELCNCTSCKSLPSIGLLPLLKDLSIIGFDEVQKVGAEFFGENQLKPFVSLENLHFQRLPNWKEWDPCEGEEQVSKFPNLRELSIRECPQLLEKLPTRLPSLLKLQIYECPRLTVSISSFPSLCELSVRGCEELLDECSFSAKEVISLKTVSLSDISKFNISTKMKMLRFASSEHFHIPGWKELESLSQNGLGLVGHHFITIKDCPQLVSLETDEEGLKLDKIPSVESLTIWNCKRLNRLPKFLDALSFLTVVSIYGCSGLISFAENNFPPALNKLEIWECENLQNLVYEKENNKSMSSNICLLEHLDIRYCESLICLSSRGDVCNRLRHLQVYNCSSLSSLFLNTKLPTMLKQLEIWNCPMLECIAQDFHETSDLECIKISGAQNIKSLPRGLDKLNHLQEIQIVNCSNMVVSFKESELPTTNLRVFSIEGCENFGALPMCINNFISLRELMVWNCSADISFPDEGFPTGLTSLAISNAPKIYSSLVEWGLTRLTSLQQLTIGGEGCSNVVSFPEEGIGMMLPPSLTFICIENFENLEFMYSKGFQHINSLQILSIHNFPKLTSLPEKGMLLSLERLHIYECLLLEKVSTRDKGREWSKIAHIPYVNFKIKKSRLDYQLER
- the LOC107948785 gene encoding putative disease resistance RPP13-like protein 1 isoform X3, which translates into the protein MWGKLVRCERFGAPQTPSASFHNSTMSVIGEAALSGFLELLWGRLLDSALNFVADHKQVQQQLKQWQSILPDIQAVLNDAEEKQIGNKGVRNWLEDLQDLAYDMDDILDEFAYEELRLALLKTQAQASISKVRKLIPTCCTSSNFSPTSFLFNNSMIPKMKEITARLDSLTTRRNSLGLSEILSQGATSKGKKPRLQPTSVVDEAVEYVGRDDEKRKMLDLLKSNNSNGVFVLSIVGMGGMGKTTLAQLVYNDASTKESFDHRAWVCVSDEFDAVNITKTILQSITSEPCAYNDLNLLQVKLKEKLSGKKCLLVLDDIWNESYEDWTTLRSPFGAGTKIIVTTRIQNVSSNVDPVKAFHLDKLSHDDCLSIFTQHALKARNFNGHLQFKEVGENIVRRCNGLPLAAKAIGSLLRTVKDLGEWEKIYESEIWDLPEDQCGILPALRLSYHHLPPQLKRCFAYCSIFPKDYEFQKEEIILLWRAEGFLQLKLKGEICCKLEDDKQQMFSNRTRHSSFIVSRYETAKKFEAFDKADSLRTLIALMSPSFPGFFLTNFVLVDLLPRLGYLRLLSLSGYKIIELPDVFEILKHLRYLNFSYTEIKWLPDSLCTLYYLETLILRGCGCLQQLPSKMENLINLHYLDIRGAKSIERMPFGIGKLTNLQRLSNFVIGKGDGHYIGELKNLPNLKGDFCISGLENVNGQHAGEVKLNEKLGIDRLVLQWSSNFEKDARNKEAEERVLDSLRHQKKLEQLNIDNYGGAKFSSWIADSSFKNMLSLELCNCTSCKSLPSIGLLPLLKDLSIIGFDEVQKVGAEFFGENQLKPFVSLENLHFQRLPNWKEWDPCEGEEQVSKFPNLRELSIRECPQLLEKLPTRLPSLLKLQIYECPRLTVSISSFPSLCELSVRGCEELLDECSFSAKEVISLKTVSLSDISKFNISTKMKMLRFASSEHFHIPGWKELESLSQNGLGLVGHHFITIKDCPQLVSLETDEEGLKLDKIPSVESLTIWNCKRLNRLPKFLDALSFLTVVSIYGCSGLISFAENNFPPALNKLEIWECENLQNLVYEKENNKSMSSNICLLEHLDIRYCESLICLSSRGDVCNRLRHLQVYNCSSLSSLFLNTKLPTMLKQLEIWNCPMLECIAQDFHETSDLECIKISGAQNIKSLPRGLDKLNHLQEIQIVNCSNMVVSFKESELPTTNLRVFSIEGCENFGALPMCINNFISLRELMVWNCSADISFPDEGFPTGLTSLAISNAPKIYSSLVEWGLTRLTSLQQLTIGGEGCSNVVSFPEEGIGMMLPPSLTFICIENFENLEFMYSKGFQHINSLQILSIHNFPKLTSLPEKGMLLSLERLHIYECLLLEKVSTRDKGREWSKIAHIPYVNFKIKKSRLDYQLER
- the LOC107948785 gene encoding putative disease resistance RPP13-like protein 1 isoform X1; the protein is MWGKLVRCERFGAPQTPSASFHNSTMSVIGEAALSGFLELLWGRLLDSALNFVADHKQVQQQLKQWQSILPDIQAVLNDAEEKQIGNKGVRNWLEDLQDLAYDMDDILDEFAYEELRLALLKTQAQASISKVRKLIPTCCTSSNFSPTSFLFNNSMIPKMKEITARLDSLTTRRNSLGLSEILSQGATSKGKKPRLQPTSVVDEAVEYVGRDDEKRKMLDLLKSNNSNGVFVLSIVGMGGMGKTTLAQLVYNDASTKESFDHRAWVCVSDEFDAVNITKTILQSITSEPCAYNDLNLLQVKLKEKLSGKKCLLVLDDIWNESYEDWTTLRSPFGAGTKIIVTTRIQNVSSNVDPVKAFHLDKLSHDDCLSIFTQHALKARNFNGHLQFKEVGENIVRRCNGLPLAAKAIGSLLRTVKDLGEWEKIYESEIWDLPEDQCGILPALRLSYHHLPPQLKRCFAYCSIFPKDYEFQKEEIILLWRAEGFLQLKLKGQIKDPGNQYFQDLASRSFFQISSKDKSRFIMHHLINDLAQSVAGEICCKLEDDKQQMFSNRTRHSSFIVSRYETAKKFEAFDKADSLRTLIALMSPSFPGFFLTNFVLVDLLPRLGYLRLLSLSGYKIIELPDVFEILKHLRYLNFSYTEIKWLPDSLCTLYYLETLILRGCGCLQQLPSKMENLINLHYLDIRGAKSIERMPFGIGKLTNLQRLSNFVIGKGDGHYIGELKNLPNLKGDFCISGLENVNGQHAGEVKLNEKLGIDRLVLQWSSNFEKDARNKEAEERVLDSLRHQKKLEQLNIDNYGGAKFSSWIADSSFKNMLSLELCNCTSCKSLPSIGLLPLLKDLSIIGFDEVQKVGAEFFGENQLKPFVSLENLHFQRLPNWKEWDPCEGEEQVSKFPNLRELSIRECPQLLEKLPTRLPSLLKLQIYECPRLTVSISSFPSLCELSVRGCEELLDECSFSAKEVISLKTVSLSDISKFNISTKMKMLRFASSEHFHIPGWKELESLSQNGLGLVGHHFITIKDCPQLVSLETDEEGLKLDKIPSVESLTIWNCKRLNRLPKFLDALSFLTVVSIYGCSGLISFAENNFPPALNKLEIWECENLQNLVYEKENNKSMSSNICLLEHLDIRYCESLICLSSRGDVCNRLRHLQVYNCSSLSSLFLNTKLPTMLKQLEIWNCPMLECIAQDFHETSDLECIKISGAQNIKSLPRGLDKLNHLQEIQIVNCSNMVVSFKESELPTTNLRVFSIEGCENFGALPMCINNFISLRELMVWNCSADISFPDEGFPTGLTSLAISNAPKIYSSLVEWGLTRLTSLQQLTIGGEGCSNVVSFPEEGIGMMLPPSLTFICIENFENLEFMYSKGFQHINSLQILSIHNFPKLTSLPEKGMLLSLERLHIYECLLLEKVSTRDKGREWSKIAHIPYVNFKIKKSRLDYQLER
- the LOC107948785 gene encoding putative disease resistance RPP13-like protein 1 isoform X2, translating into MDSSFHNSTMSVIGEAALSGFLELLWGRLLDSALNFVADHKQVQQQLKQWQSILPDIQAVLNDAEEKQIGNKGVRNWLEDLQDLAYDMDDILDEFAYEELRLALLKTQAQASISKVRKLIPTCCTSSNFSPTSFLFNNSMIPKMKEITARLDSLTTRRNSLGLSEILSQGATSKGKKPRLQPTSVVDEAVEYVGRDDEKRKMLDLLKSNNSNGVFVLSIVGMGGMGKTTLAQLVYNDASTKESFDHRAWVCVSDEFDAVNITKTILQSITSEPCAYNDLNLLQVKLKEKLSGKKCLLVLDDIWNESYEDWTTLRSPFGAGTKIIVTTRIQNVSSNVDPVKAFHLDKLSHDDCLSIFTQHALKARNFNGHLQFKEVGENIVRRCNGLPLAAKAIGSLLRTVKDLGEWEKIYESEIWDLPEDQCGILPALRLSYHHLPPQLKRCFAYCSIFPKDYEFQKEEIILLWRAEGFLQLKLKGQIKDPGNQYFQDLASRSFFQISSKDKSRFIMHHLINDLAQSVAGEICCKLEDDKQQMFSNRTRHSSFIVSRYETAKKFEAFDKADSLRTLIALMSPSFPGFFLTNFVLVDLLPRLGYLRLLSLSGYKIIELPDVFEILKHLRYLNFSYTEIKWLPDSLCTLYYLETLILRGCGCLQQLPSKMENLINLHYLDIRGAKSIERMPFGIGKLTNLQRLSNFVIGKGDGHYIGELKNLPNLKGDFCISGLENVNGQHAGEVKLNEKLGIDRLVLQWSSNFEKDARNKEAEERVLDSLRHQKKLEQLNIDNYGGAKFSSWIADSSFKNMLSLELCNCTSCKSLPSIGLLPLLKDLSIIGFDEVQKVGAEFFGENQLKPFVSLENLHFQRLPNWKEWDPCEGEEQVSKFPNLRELSIRECPQLLEKLPTRLPSLLKLQIYECPRLTVSISSFPSLCELSVRGCEELLDECSFSAKEVISLKTVSLSDISKFNISTKMKMLRFASSEHFHIPGWKELESLSQNGLGLVGHHFITIKDCPQLVSLETDEEGLKLDKIPSVESLTIWNCKRLNRLPKFLDALSFLTVVSIYGCSGLISFAENNFPPALNKLEIWECENLQNLVYEKENNKSMSSNICLLEHLDIRYCESLICLSSRGDVCNRLRHLQVYNCSSLSSLFLNTKLPTMLKQLEIWNCPMLECIAQDFHETSDLECIKISGAQNIKSLPRGLDKLNHLQEIQIVNCSNMVVSFKESELPTTNLRVFSIEGCENFGALPMCINNFISLRELMVWNCSADISFPDEGFPTGLTSLAISNAPKIYSSLVEWGLTRLTSLQQLTIGGEGCSNVVSFPEEGIGMMLPPSLTFICIENFENLEFMYSKGFQHINSLQILSIHNFPKLTSLPEKGMLLSLERLHIYECLLLEKVSTRDKGREWSKIAHIPYVNFKIKKSRLDYQLER